ACTGCAAAATTAGTATGTTATTATTTTTCGTAACGTACTGTCGTTTTTTCAAGAAACAATTTTTTAGAAACACAATTTTACTCTAcgcataataaataaaattgtgtgTCTAAATCACTATCTAGTGAATActtttctatttttaacacTAGCAGAAGAACTGAATAATAAAAACACGACTGACCCACTGCGCAGGACACTTGGTTTCAAACTCTTTCAGTTGTTTCCCACAGGCAGATGTCTCATCCTGATTGACATCTAAACACTTCCACAGTTCGTCTCTCGCTCCCCAGCAGGCTTTGCGTTCACTGGCATTAGGGGCACTCATCTCTGTGTTCATCTGTATGACAACACAGCAGGTTTGTCACACACTTTTGACACTTATGTGTCAAATCCTAAAATCTACAAATGTCATTAATCTTACTTGTTTATTGGTGAAAGTCTGGTGGTTATAAAACATGTTATGATTTACTACATAAAAATCAAAGATCTGCAAGAAAAGCTGTTTAGTGATCAGTTAACTAAGACGCTGCAAGACAGGACGATGGCAGAGAATccgattttaataataaatcctGACCGCTTACCAAAGGCGATTCATCACTTAATGAACTTTAGGATCTCCTTTAAATTGTAAATAAGCAATTAAACGATTTAATAACTCAATACAACACGCACAGAGTCCCAAGGACGCTTGCGATAACTGTACAGCCGTCGCCAACTGATGACGAAATCTATTGCGTAAATGCAGTTCGCTTAATGGCCACAAGATGGTGGGCATGAAACAGTTTTGTAATTTATAAAGACGTTTACTGTTGAGAAggaaattgtttttattttaatatgtttgtgtaaaatatttaatattataaaaaattattaaatcaatatattaatatcatgtttttttcttaatgttGATATGCGTGTTATTATGTTTACCTTTTAAAtagaaatgttttgttgtttaaaacatATTAGTGGcaagaaaatataaatatagtaTACTTTAATGAAgtgttttaaagtaaaatgtAGCCTGGCGTATTTATTATTTCACTATAGGTAATACTACAGAAAAAGagtatacattaacaaagtAATTACTATAATATATTACATTATACTACAGTTTACAGCAGTTTAGTAGAGTATATTCTAAAGTAAACTACTGTATTTTTTAATGTGGGTTTAATTATACAGTTCTCTGAAATAATGATGCCAAGCAGCTTCTTTCATTATACTAAGGAAACTTTACCTGCATTCCTGTGCTGTTTCAAGTGTCTGTTGTCTGGTATCACTCAAGAGGAATGATACAGCCAAGATATAGACCAGTGGTTTAACACTCTTCAAATGAATCTGATTTCACATTGTTATCATCAgtaaagaaagtctgtggcTGCATTTATCCTTCGATATGTAACTTCACTTGCAGCTTCTGACGTTTTGTGTCCCACTTTTGGGAGCTTTGAATGTTGTGTCTCTCATCTCTGTGCTGTAGTGTTAGATTTTTTGTGTGATACTATTCGGGGTGGGGGGCTTTTTCATGTCTTTTTCTTCATCAGATTTTGTCTTTCATATTTATGATGTGCCTGTTGCTAAGGAACTGGGACATGTGGCATAACTTTCAGTCATGTCTCACTTTAAACACCTAAGGATCAAAGTGGTTTCAATAATCATAATGGTGTTAAATAGTTTAATAAATAAGCCGCAGTGACTGTCATACCAAATCATCACATTAGCATTCATAAAGAAGCGAGTCTGGACACCATAATACATGATGAATTACACCAGCTCATGAGAAACTTATTACTAACTGTATGAAGTGTCAAAACATTCATTAATAATAGAACGATCAATTGTGCCACTGGACATCAAAGTGTTATCAGTAATACGTTTGTGATATAATTGGATTATTCAAGCAGAGGTGGAGCCTTTGTGCTTTTTTGCCATGTGATAATAAGTCACACAACGTGATATGtgtgattttatttttctttctgtATTACTCTGTAAGAGATAAAGCATAGATATTTTGTGCATGTCACTGGCATTGTGTTAAATGAAAAGCCCCCAACAGTCTTTACGCgggcctctctctctctctctctctcgctctctctctttctcaagACTCAAGGAGCCTTTACTTTAATGATACAGAAGGGACATTAGTTTTAGGAATAGCTTGTAAACACATCAGGAATGCTTATCACTCCACTGATCCTGTAATATTATATAAAGATTTTTGCGTTATTTGAGTGTTTAgtgcatttatatttatgtttcgGTAAATACAtctttacatttgttttttactttgttgCCCAGTTTGTTAGTGTAGAGCAATCCCAACAGATATTGAACAGGCAGCAGATAAGTGGGGATGTCATGGTAACTCCCCTGTAGTGATTCAGTGTGACATACATTGATTTGTAATGGGTGTCAGGAGCTGCATTCCCGGTCGTCGATATTCTGTGGACCAATCATCTGCTTGATTCAGCCAATGCAATATTAGTATTCTGTCCCATGTTTTGCATAAATACAAAAGTTAACCAAGTT
The Paramisgurnus dabryanus chromosome 1, PD_genome_1.1, whole genome shotgun sequence genome window above contains:
- the coa6 gene encoding cytochrome c oxidase assembly factor 6 homolog, translated to MNTEMSAPNASERKACWGARDELWKCLDVNQDETSACGKQLKEFETKCPAQWVKYFSKRRDFLKYKEKIQNNGYEPTEGASKL